In the Arachis ipaensis cultivar K30076 chromosome B10, Araip1.1, whole genome shotgun sequence genome, one interval contains:
- the LOC107621142 gene encoding uncharacterized protein LOC107621142: MLTDVTADDNDHRGGVHDEIIEDMDKTWILKPRDSIEYRRGLNKFLDFVFANASSDNMIKCLCPQCGFQFMQIREDAYDHLLIKPFSPGYTLWLRHGEKPAEERSTCTPILEKVNTEVNPYLQMVHEAFNFTMPPGGEETTTGDPVEDDDLEWPYLYDGPSREAQDFADLLTDGAEELYPGCSKYSKLSFLVKLYHIKCMCGVSDKAMSMILDLLRDAFEQAKLPSTFYEAKKTIRKLGIEYKKVDACPNDCMLYRGDDEDATKCKQCGTSRWKQKTRKGSVTKLKIPVRKNEKPLQAKTLRYFPLIPRLQRLFMCSKTLTDMVWHKESDNNDGYLRHPRDAEAWKEFDAKYPCFSNDPRNVRLALASDGFNPFGNMSTKYSIWPMILISYNLPPWLCMEQTYFILSMIIPSPKMPGNDIYVYLEPLVDELKQLWDGVETYDANKRTTFKMRAALMWTISDFPGLGNLSGWNTYSGLACPNCNVDAKPQRLTFSRKWCYMGHRPFLTQSHKYRLDRS; this comes from the exons ATGTTGACGGATGTCACTGCCGATGACAACGATCACAGAGGCGGCGTTCACGACGAGATAATAGAAG ATATGGACAAAACCTGGATTCTTAAGCCACGAGATAGCATAGAATATAGACGAGGACTTAATAAGTTCCTAGACTTTGTATTTGCGAATGCATCGTCGGATAACATGATAAAGTGTCTATGCCCTCAATGTGGGTTTCAATTTATGCAAATAAGAGAGGATGCGTACGACCACCTGTTGATAAAGCCTTTTTCCCCTGGATATACTTTATGGTTGCGTCATGGTGAAAAACCAGCTGAGGAGAGATCTACTTGCACACCGATACTTGAGAAAGTTAATACCGAGGTGAATCCATATCTTCAAATGGTGCATGAGGCATTTAACTTCACAATGCCTCCTGGAGGTGAGGAGACCACAACAGGGGATCCTGTAGAAGACGATGATCTGGAGTGGCCGTACTTGTACGATGGTCCAAGTCGCGAGGCACAGGATTTTGCCGATCTTCTTACGGATGGAGCGGAAGAATTATATCCCGGCTGCTCGAAATACTCAAAGTTGTCTTTTCTGGTGAAACTTTATCACATTAAGTGTATGTGCGGGGTGAGTGACAAGGCTATGTCGATGATCTTGGACTTATTGCGGGATGCATTCGAGCAAGCCAAACTCCCATCCACTTTCTATGAAGCGAAGAAAACTATACGAAAGTTGGGGATTGAATACAAAAAGGTTGATGCATGCCCAAATGATTGCATGTTGTATCGGGGTGATGATGAAGACGCGACCAAATGCAAGCAGTGTGGGACTTCACGATGGAAGCAAAAAACGCGAAAGGGTTCCGTTACGAAACTCAAAATACCGGTCAGGAAGAACGAAAAGCCTCTCCAAGCAAAAACTCTCCGTTACTTTCCTCTTATACCACGACTGCAACGGTTATTCATGTGTAGCAAGACTTTAACTGACATGGTATGGCATAAAGAGTCTGATAATAATGATGGGTACTTGAGGCATCCAAGAGACGCTGAAGCATGGAAAGAATTTGATGCAAAGTATCCATGTTTTTCCAATGATCCGCGCAATGTTCGTTTAGCTTTAGCTAGTGACGGATTTAATCCTTTCGGAAATATGAGTACGAAGTATTCCATTTGGCCTATGATTCTTATTTCGTACAATCTTCCTCCATGGCTTTGCATGGAACAAACATATTTTATCCTATCTATGATTATTCCCAGTCCTAAAATGCCAGGTAATGACATATATGTATATTTAGAGCCCTTGGTGGATGAGTTGAAGCAATTGTGGGATGGTGTTGAAACTTATGATGCTAATAAGAGGACCACTTTCAAGATGCGTGCAGCGCTAATGTGGACTATTAGCGATTTTCCGGGGTTGGGAAATTTATCTGGATGGAACACGTACAGTGGGTTAGCATGTCCGAACTGTAATGTGGACGCTAAGCCTCAGCGACTAACATTCAGTCGAAAATGGTGTTACATGGGACATCGCCCCTTCTTGACTCAGAGCCATAAGTATAGACTAGACCGTAGTTGA